The following are encoded together in the Myxococcota bacterium genome:
- a CDS encoding serine/threonine-protein kinase, giving the protein MAQQVDISPEAADDPLIGRRVRDFSIVERIGRGGMGAVYRAEHLLLREPRALKVIRAELFRAVPHAVERFEREARIAVKLRHPNLVLLHDFFVEDGDHFLVMEYVVGQSLAELLRARGVLSTAEVCRIGAQCCAGLAHAHELGIVHRDLSPENVMLTPSADGPTVKIIDFGVARAALSQETTTRITDATLTRVGDFIGKPRYASPEQAGSLGPGEELDARSDLYSLGLVLYEMATGALPFRSESAVGYLALHLYQAPPAPSELHPELNVSPALERVILRCLEKDRNARYASAAELGHALEEVSRENLARLQRPQRRRAGRPLWLAGAAAGALALAAFAAWRAHERSPAAAALTETARAEPAPAPTPAPAPAATAAPAPVPEPTPVVAPPPVVTRVPEPEPAPPPAEAAAAPAPTHKTARATPRRAPSPAPSAAFSSEDEMEAAFQAAVQFEGGHSPAEAAGNWKKFRARGPSHDWDERAKRRITELTLGGMKEFP; this is encoded by the coding sequence TTGGCACAGCAGGTCGACATATCTCCGGAGGCCGCCGACGATCCGCTGATCGGCCGGCGCGTGCGCGACTTCTCGATCGTGGAGCGCATCGGCCGCGGCGGGATGGGCGCCGTGTACCGCGCCGAGCACCTCTTGCTGCGCGAGCCGCGCGCGCTGAAGGTGATTCGCGCCGAGCTGTTCCGCGCCGTGCCACACGCGGTCGAGCGCTTCGAGCGCGAGGCGCGCATCGCGGTGAAGCTGCGGCACCCGAACCTGGTGCTGCTGCACGACTTCTTCGTGGAGGACGGCGACCACTTCCTGGTCATGGAGTATGTCGTCGGGCAGAGCCTCGCGGAGCTGTTGCGCGCGCGCGGGGTGCTCTCGACCGCCGAGGTGTGTCGCATCGGCGCGCAGTGCTGCGCGGGGCTCGCGCATGCGCACGAGCTCGGGATCGTGCACCGCGACCTGTCGCCGGAGAACGTGATGCTGACACCGTCCGCCGACGGGCCGACGGTGAAGATCATCGACTTCGGCGTCGCGCGTGCCGCGCTGTCGCAGGAGACCACGACGCGCATCACCGACGCCACGCTGACGCGCGTGGGCGACTTCATCGGCAAGCCGCGCTACGCCTCGCCCGAGCAGGCCGGGTCACTCGGACCCGGCGAGGAGCTCGACGCGCGCAGTGACTTGTACTCGCTCGGGCTGGTGCTGTACGAGATGGCGACGGGCGCGCTGCCGTTCCGATCGGAGTCGGCGGTCGGCTATCTCGCGCTGCACCTCTACCAGGCGCCGCCGGCGCCGTCGGAGCTGCACCCCGAGCTGAACGTGTCGCCCGCGCTCGAGCGGGTGATCCTCCGCTGTCTCGAGAAGGACCGCAACGCGCGCTACGCGAGCGCGGCCGAGCTCGGGCACGCGCTCGAAGAGGTGAGTCGCGAGAACCTGGCGCGCTTGCAGCGGCCGCAGCGTCGGCGGGCGGGGCGGCCGCTGTGGCTGGCGGGCGCAGCGGCCGGCGCGCTCGCGCTCGCGGCGTTCGCGGCCTGGCGCGCGCACGAGCGCTCTCCCGCGGCCGCCGCGCTGACCGAGACCGCGCGAGCAGAGCCCGCCCCTGCCCCGACACCCGCTCCCGCCCCCGCCGCGACGGCCGCGCCTGCGCCCGTACCCGAGCCGACTCCCGTGGTCGCGCCGCCCCCGGTCGTGACTCGCGTGCCCGAGCCCGAACCGGCGCCGCCTCCTGCCGAGGCAGCCGCTGCTCCCGCGCCCACGCACAAGACCGCGCGGGCCACTCCACGGCGCGCGCCGAGTCCAGCCCCGTCAGCGGCCTTCTCGAGCGAAGACGAGATGGAGGCGGCGTTCCAGGCCGCGGTGCAGTTCGAGGGCGGGCACTCGCCGGCCGAGGCCGCGGGGAACTGGAAGAAGTTCCGCGCCCGGGGCCCCTCGCACGACTGGGACGAGCGCGCCAAGCGCCGGATCACCGAGCTAACCCTGGGCGGAATGAAGGAATTCCCGTAG
- a CDS encoding MerR family transcriptional regulator, which translates to MNYRIEQLAGITGVRAETIRFYQGRGLLHPPTRSGRVALYDDSHRERLARIRSLLEDGLTLALIKRVLDRGEAPAETASDRLVDALAREKVGGRTYSRAELALATGMPEALISSIQLAGLFEPIRVGGEDRFSEADVEMARAGLRLLGAGFPIHELLAVAVQHGNATRDTADRAIELFDRHIREGGARDRDASEVEAAFRQLLPEVTRLVALYFQRTLVSRALARLRGRGEGEALARAVAATESASLEVAWK; encoded by the coding sequence ATGAATTATCGGATCGAACAGCTGGCCGGCATCACCGGGGTCCGGGCGGAGACCATCCGCTTCTACCAGGGCCGCGGCCTGCTGCATCCGCCGACCCGTTCCGGCCGGGTGGCCCTGTACGACGACTCGCATCGCGAGCGGCTGGCCCGGATCCGCAGCCTGCTCGAGGACGGGCTCACGCTCGCGCTGATCAAGCGCGTGCTCGACCGCGGCGAGGCCCCGGCCGAGACCGCGAGCGATCGGCTGGTCGACGCGCTCGCGCGCGAGAAGGTCGGCGGGCGCACCTACTCGCGGGCGGAGCTCGCGCTCGCGACCGGCATGCCCGAGGCGCTGATCTCGTCGATCCAGCTCGCGGGCCTGTTCGAGCCGATCCGCGTGGGCGGAGAGGACCGCTTCAGCGAAGCCGACGTCGAGATGGCGCGCGCGGGGCTGCGCCTGCTCGGCGCCGGCTTCCCGATCCACGAGCTGCTCGCGGTCGCCGTGCAGCACGGCAACGCGACCCGAGACACGGCGGACCGCGCGATCGAGCTCTTCGACCGGCACATCCGCGAGGGCGGCGCGCGCGACCGCGACGCGAGCGAGGTCGAGGCCGCCTTCCGGCAGCTCCTTCCCGAAGTGACTCGCCTGGTGGCGCTGTACTTCCAGCGCACGCTGGTGAGCCGCGCGCTGGCCCGGCTGCGCGGCCGCGGCGAGGGCGAGGCGCTGGCGCGCGCGGTCGCGGCCACCGAGTCGGCGAGCCTCGAGGTGGCCTGGAAGTGA
- a CDS encoding ubiquinone/menaquinone biosynthesis methyltransferase, whose amino-acid sequence MTPLPTGSAKTALVREMFDRIAPRYDRMNRVLSLGLDQRWRRAALAAIRVGTGDRVVDLACGTGDLAELAAARGARVVAVDGAREMLRGARRRGVPAGFARCDVAELPLRTGCASAVTCGFALRNFSEPELALCEAARVLAPAGRLALLEVGQPDGRLARAGHRVWFERVVPWLGGWLSDRDAYRYLPRSVEYLPPEAELRALLERAGFERVTRAEFLFGAAQLYTAVRRGAAA is encoded by the coding sequence GTGACTCCGCTTCCGACCGGCTCCGCGAAGACGGCGCTGGTGCGCGAGATGTTCGACCGCATCGCGCCGCGCTACGACCGCATGAACCGCGTGCTGTCGCTCGGGCTCGACCAGCGCTGGCGGCGGGCGGCGCTCGCGGCGATCCGCGTCGGCACCGGCGACCGCGTGGTGGACCTGGCGTGCGGCACGGGCGACCTGGCCGAGCTCGCCGCCGCGCGCGGCGCGCGCGTGGTGGCCGTGGACGGAGCGCGCGAGATGCTGCGCGGCGCGCGGCGCCGGGGCGTTCCGGCGGGCTTCGCGCGCTGCGACGTGGCGGAGCTTCCGCTGCGCACCGGCTGCGCCAGCGCGGTCACCTGTGGCTTCGCGCTGCGCAACTTCAGCGAGCCCGAGCTCGCCCTGTGCGAGGCCGCGCGCGTGCTCGCGCCGGCCGGGCGGCTGGCGCTGCTCGAGGTCGGCCAGCCCGACGGCCGGCTCGCGCGCGCCGGCCACCGTGTGTGGTTCGAACGCGTCGTGCCCTGGCTCGGCGGCTGGCTCTCGGACCGCGACGCCTACCGCTACCTGCCGCGCTCGGTGGAGTATCTGCCGCCCGAGGCCGAGCTGCGCGCACTGCTCGAGCGCGCGGGCTTCGAGCGGGTGACTCGCGCGGAGTTCCTGTTCGGTGCCGCGCAGCTCTACACCGCCGTGCGGCGCGGGGCTGCGGCGTGA